CGAAGTGCCTCCACATTCGGGTCGCATACCGGGATCAAAACCCCAATAGGACACCGTCACATCCGGTCGCTTTCGGAAAGTGGCAGTCATCGGCCGAATCGGTGAACCAAGTTCCCCGATTTGGCCTCTCTCTGACTGCTCAAGCGGTTTCTCCGCCCCGACCGAACCCAAGGCGTGACCCGATGCCCGTGACCCGTCGCCGCTTCGCGGCCCTGCTCACCGTGCTGACAGCCGGCGCCACCGGCGTGCTCTCCGTGGCCACCGGCCAGCAGACCTCGGCCGAGGCCACCCAGGAGAAGGGCCCGACCGCCGTCCTGCCCGCGAGCGTCACCACCGGGTCGGTCGTCCAGATCGTCGCGCACCCCGACGACGACCTCTTCTTCATGAACCCGGACCTCAGCCGTTCCCTGCTGGCCGGCACCCAGGTCACCACCGCGTACCTCACCTCCGGCGAGTCCGACGGCCGCAACGAGGCCGGCGGCGGCGCGGTCAAGGACCCCGAGCAGCCCGCCGACCGCACCCACTACGCGGAGGCCCGGCAGAACGGCATCCGCTCCGCGTACGCGCAGATGGCCACCGGCGACCGCACCAGCGCGTGGAAGCGCACGGTCATACCCACCGACGGTGGCGGCCGGGCCGAGCTCGACGTCCTCATAGCGAAGCCGCAGGTCAACCTGGTGTGGCTGATGCTGCGCGAGGCCCGCAGCACCGGCGGGGACACCCCCGAGAGCCTGCGCGGCCTGTGGGACGGCCGGATAACCGCGCTGGACTCCCAGCTGACCTCCGGCACCCCGGTCAAGCAGCCGTTCTCGTACACGAAGGACCAGCTCGTCCAGTCGATGGCCGGAGTCCTGGACCGGTACCGGCCGACGACGATACGGATGCAGGACCCGACGCCGAACCGGTACGGGGACAACGGCCGGTACACCGACCACCAGGACCACATGTACGGGGCGCGCTTCGTACAGGCCGCCACCGCCGCCTACGCCGCCCAGGTCCAGCGCCGCCCCCGCTTCTCGGTGCAGAGCTACCTCGGCTACCACAACAGCACCCTCCCCCACTCGCTCGACCCGCAGACGGCCGAGACGAAGACCGGCTACCTGCGGACCTACGCCTGGCAGGACCACCAGGACCACTGCGGCAGCCCCTCGGGGTGCGGCGACCGCAAGGTCGCGGGCAACCCGACCGGGCGCAACTGGGCCCAGTCGCTGCGCTACACCCGCGCCGACAGCACTTCCTGGCTGACGCAGGGAACGCCCGGCCGCCTCTGGGCGTTCGCCGCGCTCGACGGCCAGATGGCGTACTGGACGCGGGGACCCGGCGGCGACTGGGCGGGCCCGGTCCTCCTCCCGGGCACGGGCATCGACCCGGGCGCGGCCACCGCCCGCCTCCCCGACGGGCGCATCGCCGTCCTCGCCACCCGCACCGGCTTCGGCTCCGCGCCCACCGACTACCGGCGCGACGTCGTGTACGCCGTCCAGTCCGCGCCCGACGGTCCGTTCGGGCCGTGGCAGTCGCTCGGCACCCCCGAACGGACCGACCAGGAGGGCACCTCGGCGATCAGCGCCCCGGCAGCCGCCGTGGACGCGCAGGGCCTCCTCACGGTCTACGTGCGCGACTCCCGCCGCACCCTGCGCGCCACGGCCCAGCTCCCGGACGGCGGCTTCTCCCCCTGGCAGCGCCTGGGCGGCGAGGACCTGCAGGGCGACCCGGTGACGGCGGTCGACACCGCCGGCCGGCGCCACGTGTACGCCACCACCACCAAGTCGGTCCTGGCCTGGACCCAGCCCGCCCCGGGCTCCGCACTGGCCGGACCCTCGCCGACGGGCCTGCCCGCAACGACGGTCCCCCTCTCCGCCTCCCCGGACGGCGCGGGCGTCCGCCTGTACTTCCGCCGCCCGGACTCCGGCGTCGTACGCACCGCCCTGATCACGGCGGGCCCGGCGGCCAGGCCCCAGGTCTCCAGCGTCGCCGAGGCGGGCGGCCGGGCCGGCTACGGCGCGGTCGGCGCCGCGGGCCGCCTCGTCGCGGGCCGCGGCGAGAGCGGCACCATCAGCACCACGGGCCTCGGCGGCCCCCCTGCCTGGGTGGAATCCCGCATGCTCTTCGCAGGCGCCCCCTCGGCCGTCCTCGAACCCACCGGCACCACGACAACAGCCGTCCTGGGCCTGGACGCCGAACTCCACACCACGACAGCCCCCACCACCCCCACTCGCCCCACCTGGCACCGCGCGGTCCGCTGAGCCGACACCTTGGTTTGCTTGATTGATTGGCGCACAAGTGGCTTTCATCACTAGCCTGTTGACTCATGACCACCTTGGGGGAGGCCGGGCGGACTGGTAGGGGGGCGTATCGCGGTTTCAAGATCGCGAAGCGCGTGATCCACCAGCGATCCCTACTGGCCGACATCCGATACCGAGCAGTTGTCGAGGCCCTCTATCCGGGCCGCAAGCGGGACCATCCGATCCCGTCCACCATCTCTCAGGCAGCGAAGCTGTTGTGTGACGAGCTGGACTACGTCGAGATCCCGGAGGAACGCAGCCGCGGGCTCATGAGAGGCATGCGGCGCCGGATCCAGGAAAACGTGACCCACGGCATCCGGTTCCCGGAGTGGCGTGACGGCATGAACACCACGTTCTTCAGGCGTCTCACCCTCTGGGGGCAGCGGGTCGCCGAGAGCGAGAAAGGAGGCGAAGCCCTCGACCTCGCGGGTGTCCCGCCCGGTCCTCAGCGGGCGGCCCTGTTCGGCCGACGGTTCTCAGTGGCCACCTACGGGCTCCTGATCGACTCGCGCGGGCCGTCCGATGACGAGGAAGCCATCCGCATCGAGATGGCGAACGAGATCCTCCACGGGATGTCGGACGACGCCCGCGCCGAGCGCTACCGGCTGCTCCAGGACGCGGTCAATTCGCTGGCCACGGGTCTGTTGACCATGGCCACGAGTTACCTGGGCTTCGGCCAGAGCATCGAAGACGCCCTCGCCCTCAGCGGTGCGACCTTCGCCCTCGCAGCCGGTGTCATCACCGTTCGGCATCTCGGTTCTCCGCTGATGAGCGAGAAGACACAAGAGGCCCGCCGGCAGGCTCGGAACTGGCTCTTCTCCCTGCACGCATGGATGGTCGGCTATGTCCTCTGGGGGCAGGGAGCGGTACAGAGGGGCGAGTACGAGGGGATCGACCAGCTGGCCTACATCGTGCGCTGCCTGGCCACGCATGACGCGGAGATTCCCGACCTGCCGAGGGACCCGGACATCCAAGAGGACCTCGTCCTCCTGATCGAAAACTCGGAGAGAGCCGGCGACACCGAGCTGACCGCGGCGTTGATGCGGCTCCAAGGCGTCCTGCGCTGGAGAAGCGAGCACCTCGGGTCAGCCATCGGCAACCTCATAGCCATCGTTCAGAACGTTCCTGACTTCGGGGACGAGATCAGCCCCCCGATCATGTTGTCCGGCGGCGAGACGGACCGACCCGAACTGCCGCCCCCTCGTGGGGAAGCCACTCCCGACGGGGAGCCGCGCCCAGGGATCCCACCTTCCCGAGCCGAGTGAAGCCGTCAAGAACAAGCGGCCCCCGACCAAGGTCGGGGGCCGCTCCATTGGCCGTGTCAGCGGCCGACGGTCACAGGACCGGGAGGTTCTTGCGGAGTTCGAAGGCCGTGACCTCCGAGCGGTACTCCTCCCACTCCTGCTTCTTGTTGCGGAGGAAGAAGTCGAAGACGTGTTCGCCGAGGGTTTCGGCGACCAGTTCGCTGCGTTCCATCAGGGAGATGGCCTCGCCGAGGTTCTGCGGGAGGGGTTCGATGCCCATGGCGCGGCGTTCGGCGTCGGAGAGGGCCCAGACGTCGTCGTCGGCGCCCGCCGGGAGTTCGTAGCCCTCCTCGATGCCCTTGAGGCCGGCCGCGAGGAGGACGGCGTAGGTGAGGTACGGGTTGGCGCCGGAGTCGATCGAGCGGACCTCGACGCGGGAGGAGCCCGTCTTGCCCGGCTTGTACATCGGGACGCGGATCAGGGCGGAGCGGTTGTTGTGGC
Above is a genomic segment from Streptomyces sp. NBC_01233 containing:
- a CDS encoding PIG-L family deacetylase, with the protein product MPVTRRRFAALLTVLTAGATGVLSVATGQQTSAEATQEKGPTAVLPASVTTGSVVQIVAHPDDDLFFMNPDLSRSLLAGTQVTTAYLTSGESDGRNEAGGGAVKDPEQPADRTHYAEARQNGIRSAYAQMATGDRTSAWKRTVIPTDGGGRAELDVLIAKPQVNLVWLMLREARSTGGDTPESLRGLWDGRITALDSQLTSGTPVKQPFSYTKDQLVQSMAGVLDRYRPTTIRMQDPTPNRYGDNGRYTDHQDHMYGARFVQAATAAYAAQVQRRPRFSVQSYLGYHNSTLPHSLDPQTAETKTGYLRTYAWQDHQDHCGSPSGCGDRKVAGNPTGRNWAQSLRYTRADSTSWLTQGTPGRLWAFAALDGQMAYWTRGPGGDWAGPVLLPGTGIDPGAATARLPDGRIAVLATRTGFGSAPTDYRRDVVYAVQSAPDGPFGPWQSLGTPERTDQEGTSAISAPAAAVDAQGLLTVYVRDSRRTLRATAQLPDGGFSPWQRLGGEDLQGDPVTAVDTAGRRHVYATTTKSVLAWTQPAPGSALAGPSPTGLPATTVPLSASPDGAGVRLYFRRPDSGVVRTALITAGPAARPQVSSVAEAGGRAGYGAVGAAGRLVAGRGESGTISTTGLGGPPAWVESRMLFAGAPSAVLEPTGTTTTAVLGLDAELHTTTAPTTPTRPTWHRAVR